The genomic segment atattgacaatttaaatgTAAGGGACTTTGCTTAGTTATTAGCAAACTAAGTTTATTTTTCGGGTAATTGACAAGAAAGTAAATAACTGactcatttattaaatttgaaaaatatttatgtttggTAAATATTCTGTTATATTGCAGAGCCCTAAAgatgaatttaatataattcgaaacgttggctagatacaaatagttttctttagaCTCACagcaatattattaataaaaataaaaataaaagttagtTTAAGCGacctaaagtaaaaaaaaagtaaaaattagcTTATTTCTTTGAATATTCTTAGTTTTATTAACATTCAAATATCATATAAACTTAATGAATAAACTTTCTTTCAACGGGTAAAAAGTGAACTTTTACAAGAATTTAACAACAACTGAATATTAGATGAtgataaatgattaaaaaacaactttaaataaatattaaaaaaaaaataaaagaataaaaaacgtaacaaataaaatagtaaataaatttgtattatttttttttctctcttgtAGTTGTTcttgttattaataattcttattttttaataaacgcaCAAAACGATCAAACATAAAAATCCCAATTTGTCAGGTTGGTAAAAAAACACTTTCAAACTAAATTGAACAatatttctttatgttttttaactatgccaataaaataattaaacttaacgaattaaaatgaaaacatgtaaaaaaaactgttgAAATACTTTTTGGTTATATTATTGCAAacgaaaaaaaagtataaaattttcataaaatcaatattttatgcTCCTGTTAACCGTAAATTATTATAACcgtaaatttgattttttttcaattatgaattgttttatgtttatcattggatggtatatttaattaaattcaaaaaaagaaatgttatagtataaaatttgaattaggAACAAatcaatacatttattattttaaacgaataaataggtaaaatttaatattaaataaccaATTTTAAGAACTGCATTTACATATACAATGTTTTGCATTAAAAGATTATTAGAGTACATATTTCCCTAAAAAAAGAGATCATCACATATGACACTATATATAACGTAAACTTGTTTGTAAGTTTCTTTGGTTTATATATGAAGACCACAGGGGAAAAACGTGTTAAGTCAAGAAATTTGTGAAATCGAACTAATCAGAAAAAATGATAGGTTAAAAGGTATATTATCTATATACACGGCCATATAGGGGAATAACGTGAACAGTCACCAGTTTTAACAAGAATAAATATTGGTGTACTAGGAAAGAATGTGTTAAGTCCACGCGATACAATGAAAAAACGTGTTAAGTCACTTTTGTCGTTATCTTGCGCGTATATAAATTAGTCGTTTGGCAGTCGTTGTTTATATCTTCGGCAAGTAAGGTTAACAGTACCCGCGTAAAAaaggttttgtttgttattgCTGTTAGTGAAAAACAATACAATAGACAAAGTGAAaaacaatacaataatttaagtGATTGTGAAGATTATGAGACAAAGCCAGTAAGCACAACAAAGAGAAAATGTACGGGTCGGGTAAGAGATGCTACCAAGTTAAAGAGGCTTCAGTTACATGTAACTGGTGATGCCTGTCAATGCCGACGATACAGATGTTTTGAAAAGATAACTGCAGATGAAAGAATGGACATTGTACGAAagtttaatctaataaaaagttgGAATGATCAAACAGCCTATTTAACAGGCCTAATTTCACTTTGTCCAGTGGCCTAGCGCCGACCTCGATTACCGGAAGATGAGAGTGTCCTGAGAACTTCAACGTTTTATTACAAGGTGCGTATAGTTCGTGAGAATGTAGCAGTTGAAGAGTGAGTTTGCAAGAATGCGTTTGTTTCTCTACATGGTTTAACAAGACGTAGAATAGAAACCATACAAAAGAGTCTCCAGATGAGTGGAACTGCACCTATTTATAAACGCGGCAGACATTTGCATAGAAAACACAAACTAAGCAttgaaactaaaaacaaaattttaaaacacattaaaagTTTCAAGGCTAGATCAAGCCACTACAATCTTAATAAAACTAAGAGAATTTCTTTATCTGCCGagttaaatgtgaaaaaatgtatgatatgtttaaagaaaaatttcctcAAGTTAAGGCTATAAGGCTTATAGTTATGAAACTTACCGCTCCATATTTTGCAGCAAGTTTAATATATCCTTTGGATATCCCCGTAGGGATACTTGTAGCTTCTGCGACCAATTAAAAGTACAGATTGATGCATGCCAAGAAGAAAAGGGCACTAAGGATTTGATGTTTCAACAAAAACTACATCTAGCGAAAACCGAGGTATTATACGCACGTAAAAAGCAGGCCAGGTTGAGGAGTCGAACAAAGGCAGACACAGAAGCAATATGCATGGATTTCGGAAGAAATTTGCCTATGCCGAATTTATCCACGAATGATGTGTACTACAGCCGGCAgttatcattattttcatttattgtacacAAACTTTCAAATTCTAAAGTATTCTTCTATGCTTATCCTGAGACAGTAGGAAAAAAGGGCGCAAACGAAGTCTGCTCATTTTTCGATTCGTGCTCCGGACAGAATAAGAACTTTCCAGTGGTCAAATTTTTACATTACTTAGTTCATCATCGTTCCAAGCTTGAGTCCATTGAAGTCACATTTCCCATTCTAGGTCACTCCTACTTGGAATGTGATAAGGATATGGGGATATTAAACGGAAAGTTTCGTGCGGAAGTACCGGATGACTGGTGTAAACACATAGAAACCGCTCGTTTAAAGCCCGCACCATTTCTTGTTGAAAAAGTTAATCGTTATATGATTAGAAATTGGATAGATTTTCTATCTGCAATGTATGTAGAAAAATGTCCTTTCGCCACACGTCCAATCCGGCCATTAAAAATTACCAAGGAATATTCTCGCTTAGTTTTTCATCGATATACTTACAATGGTCTTTGGAACTCGTCAGTTATTGTACCTCCAAGAAAAAAGAGAACCACTGGTCCGCCGCTACCCGACGGTCAGTTTTACCAGCCACCAGTTGCAACTTTTGGTTAGTAGGCTCGTTTTGACTTTTGCAACAATTTAAttatcagtaattttttttatacagatgATACACCTATCCCTTTGGAAAAATGCAAGGACctgcagaagaagaagaaaaaattttgcACCTCAGAGAGTCAGCTATTGTCACTAAATTACATGCCTAATTAatactttgttttttacagattttttcaGTTTATCCCATAAGAACCGAACCCagaagaaaagttttatttttttctattataacaaccattattttataaatacctacatataaataaaataataaattatactttatgtttggtaaataaataacagagtataaataattacttaagcaaaatttaaatataaattaatcaatCGCCACTGACTTAGCAGACTGTTTCTTTCATTGTATAAGTATATACAATGAAAGAACGTGCTAAGTCAGTGACATAACACCTTTTTCCCCGGTATTCGAAGTTGTTTAAAACTTCGACACATTGTGAAGTACCAGTttgatattatattacaaaatgtcattGAGGACATAGAGCAAGGTCATAGCTTTAATATGATGGcaaataaagaacaattttGCAAGCCGTGTAATTATCGTAGCGTTTCTAACGTTAAAATTCGTTTCCTgtcaaaaaatagataaatgACTTGGCACGTTTTTCACCTGTGGTCTTCATATGTATAcgcaaatatattattttaaccaATAAAACTCTTTTACATAACATTTGTTGATTTAAATGGCACCTATTTCTGcgtaacttaaaaaattcaatttatcgttaaataaaaaaattgatttcaacgaatataaaaacaaaatataaatatttaaagaataagaCATAAATACAAActttacaatttaataaatatatttatcaaaatgaAGGTGCCACATTACACTTAAACGAATACatttcatataataaatattaaattcattaaaatttattgtaagagtacttatttaataattaaattaagataaataagTATAGAGTCAAGaataaattgtatataatacgtatttacatatgtatatgatatatgtttaatgaataattttccatgaaaaatgaaattaattgaatttactcttaaaagataataataacaatcatggaaaaaaaatgtaaaattcagcgtgttttttcaaaagcttttttttaaaaagtatgttatataaaattttattatatatataaaaagtattttaatgaatatatagagaaacagttaaatatttaaagaatagaaaatataaaaactttgcaaataaataaacaaattattttacaaaattaaaaaagcaaaattggactttgacaaattaattttagcatcaaaaaaattaaatcataatcAATGCATTTGTTTAATAATCCATGAACAAaggtaaatgtt from the Anthonomus grandis grandis chromosome 10, icAntGran1.3, whole genome shotgun sequence genome contains:
- the LOC126741288 gene encoding uncharacterized protein LOC126741288, encoding MFQQKLHLAKTEVLYARKKQARLRSRTKADTEAICMDFGRNLPMPNLSTNDVYYSRQLSLFSFIVHKLSNSKVFFYAYPETVGKKGANEVCSFFDSCSGQNKNFPVVKFLHYLVHHRSKLESIEVTFPILGHSYLECDKDMGILNGKFRAEVPDDWCKHIETARLKPAPFLVEKVNRYMIRNWIDFLSAMYVEKCPFATRPIRPLKITKEYSRLVFHRYTYNGLWNSSVIVPPRKKRTTGPPLPDGQFYQPPVATFDDTPIPLEKCKDLQKKKKKFCTSESQLLSLNYMPN